One part of the Dermacentor silvarum isolate Dsil-2018 chromosome 6, BIME_Dsil_1.4, whole genome shotgun sequence genome encodes these proteins:
- the LOC119455780 gene encoding adenosine 5'-monophosphoramidase HINT1-like has protein sequence MASEVQKAQLATETGDTIFGKIIRGEIPTDFIYEDDKCVAFHDINPQAPVHFLVIPKKEISQLSKATEDDKDILGHILYVAQQVAKEQKLDKGFRIVINDGPQGCQSVYHVHIHVLGGRQLGWPPG, from the exons ATGGCTAGTGAGGTTCAGAAAGCGCAGCTAGCAACTGAAACGGGTGATACCATCTTTGGCAAAATTATAAGAGGTGAAATACCCACTGACTTTATCTACGAAGATGACAAG TGCGTAGCTTTCCATGACATCAACCCCCAGGCTCCTGTGCATTTCTTGGTGATCCCAAAGAAGGAAATTTCGCAGCTTTCCAAGGCTACGGAAGATGACAAGGAT ATTCTAGGCCATATCTTGTATGTGGCTCAGCAAGTGGCCAAGGAGCAAAAGCTGGACAAGGGTTTTCGAATTGTGATCAACGACGGTCCTCAGGGTTGCCAGTCAGTTTACCATGTTCACATTCATGTTCTCGGGGGACGCCAGCTCGGCTGGCCTCCGGGCTAA